A portion of the Candidatus Paceibacterota bacterium genome contains these proteins:
- a CDS encoding glycoside hydrolase family 36 protein — MPSSTLNHFPDLSAARIHYWSSDWGAEWMPHTQSANTPIDITVEAGRSSKGYHPFLIIEDGERSYILAIMWSGNWSLKTMVSGNSLAVAIDSDNPNLDVLTHSSHHGGMDSASRALITSFRAIDTQHSHSLLKMEWNSWWPYEDSDVNERVIIDNAKIAKEIGLEVAVLDAGWFGASDSASHWYDFRGDWDDVNRSRFPHGLASLGDAVRSQGVDFGIWIEIEALGVRSRIVAEFPTFMAKRDGKDLGYLCFGNPDGYQWATVQIQHLIDTCKATWVKIDFNLDPKTGCNRDDHAHSHDLGLTSHIDNLYRFLDELHERNPDLTIESCSSGGLRWDLGIALHVDLGFTSDPDWPEHALSAFWASSLFFPPEKVLGWCDSEWKGDHAHQGFKIADQDLQRLEFLLAVTLLGAFGLSQKLCDFNTQQIQTAKTFIAIYKDEFRPRYQDQAFIRRLSAQPLRENEGARTVGFAIESDHFEPLLLIYQLPGAATALPITYGPADKSSRYRAINLMTGEEILSAQQSNFEFEVSSIDYSYLLVKFEKIDEYLS, encoded by the coding sequence ATGCCTTCTTCGACCTTGAACCATTTTCCAGATCTCTCCGCAGCGCGTATCCATTACTGGAGTTCGGACTGGGGAGCCGAGTGGATGCCGCACACTCAAAGTGCCAACACGCCCATTGATATCACCGTAGAAGCTGGTCGGTCGAGCAAGGGTTACCATCCATTTTTAATCATCGAGGACGGTGAACGCTCCTACATCCTCGCAATCATGTGGTCAGGAAATTGGTCACTTAAAACGATGGTATCGGGCAATTCACTCGCCGTGGCGATCGATAGCGACAATCCAAACCTAGATGTCTTAACTCACTCCTCGCATCACGGAGGAATGGATAGCGCATCCCGTGCGCTCATCACTTCCTTTCGGGCAATCGATACTCAACACTCTCACTCTCTGTTGAAGATGGAATGGAACTCTTGGTGGCCTTACGAAGACTCTGACGTAAATGAGCGCGTCATTATTGATAACGCAAAAATAGCCAAGGAGATCGGCTTAGAGGTGGCGGTTCTTGATGCCGGATGGTTTGGCGCCTCTGATTCAGCAAGCCATTGGTATGACTTTCGTGGAGATTGGGATGATGTAAACAGGAGCCGATTCCCCCATGGACTAGCTTCTTTGGGTGATGCGGTTCGATCTCAAGGAGTAGATTTTGGAATTTGGATAGAGATTGAAGCCTTAGGGGTCAGATCGCGAATAGTGGCTGAGTTTCCGACGTTTATGGCGAAGCGTGATGGCAAAGACCTTGGATATCTTTGCTTCGGCAATCCTGACGGCTATCAATGGGCAACGGTGCAAATTCAGCACTTGATTGATACCTGCAAGGCGACGTGGGTGAAGATTGATTTCAACCTTGATCCAAAGACAGGCTGCAATCGTGATGATCACGCTCATTCGCACGACCTTGGTCTTACATCTCACATTGACAATCTCTATCGATTTCTAGACGAATTACATGAGAGAAATCCAGACCTCACGATCGAATCCTGCAGCTCTGGGGGCTTGCGCTGGGATCTTGGGATTGCCCTGCATGTCGACTTGGGATTTACGAGTGACCCGGATTGGCCTGAACACGCGCTCAGTGCATTCTGGGCTTCATCTCTATTTTTCCCCCCTGAAAAAGTGCTTGGATGGTGCGATAGCGAATGGAAGGGAGATCACGCCCACCAAGGCTTCAAAATTGCGGATCAGGATTTACAGAGGTTGGAATTTCTCCTGGCAGTGACATTGCTCGGCGCTTTTGGTTTGAGTCAGAAATTATGCGATTTCAATACCCAGCAGATACAAACAGCCAAAACATTTATTGCAATCTACAAGGACGAATTTCGCCCAAGGTATCAAGATCAAGCATTCATCCGTCGATTAAGCGCTCAACCCCTGCGAGAGAATGAAGGTGCTCGGACAGTCGGATTCGCAATAGAGTCCGACCACTTTGAACCGCTTCTTCTCATTTACCAACTTCCCGGCGCAGCTACAGCTCTCCCGATCACATACGGGCCAGCTGACAAGTCTTCGAGGTATCGTGCAATAAATCTAATGACAGGGGAAGAAATTCTCTCTGCCCAACAGAGCAACTTCGAATTTGAGGTTTCTTCCATTGATTACTCCTACTTACTTGTGAAATTCGAAAAGATTGATGAGTACCTGAGTTGA
- a CDS encoding carbohydrate ABC transporter permease, with amino-acid sequence MRKLDWKANSTVFLILASIAVSTLYPLLYVVMTSSRTLEDYVKNAYGIPKFFTFENFRILINNYSLGLAARNTILVVGISLFTSLMLSSIAGYALSKYDFPGSKFVTWSFIAVMLLPSQILIIPIYLLLSKFSLVGHLPGLIFVYIGTNIPFGVFFLKSTFNAVPDTILDAARIDGAGFFKSFFLIALPNAAAGLTTLGVLQFLGMWNELLYAYLILPDQSQRLLTPALASIGGRYTSNQPLVAAALCITAAPTIALLAFTSRYLVRGVSSGIGSS; translated from the coding sequence ATGAGAAAACTGGATTGGAAGGCTAATTCAACAGTATTCCTAATTCTTGCGAGCATCGCCGTCTCGACGCTCTACCCGTTGCTCTATGTTGTGATGACGTCCTCTCGAACTCTCGAGGATTATGTGAAAAATGCGTATGGAATCCCGAAGTTCTTCACATTCGAAAACTTCCGGATCCTGATCAACAATTACTCATTAGGGTTGGCGGCAAGAAATACTATCCTTGTAGTTGGAATTAGCCTCTTCACATCCCTGATGCTCTCCTCCATTGCCGGTTACGCCCTGTCGAAATATGATTTCCCTGGTAGCAAATTCGTTACGTGGTCCTTCATTGCAGTCATGTTGCTCCCCAGTCAGATCCTGATTATTCCTATATACCTACTACTCTCGAAATTCAGTCTTGTCGGACACCTGCCTGGTTTGATCTTCGTATACATAGGGACAAATATTCCTTTTGGCGTCTTCTTCTTGAAATCCACATTCAATGCCGTACCCGACACAATTTTGGACGCTGCCAGAATTGATGGCGCTGGGTTCTTCAAGTCGTTCTTTCTGATTGCACTTCCTAATGCAGCCGCAGGACTTACGACGCTTGGCGTGCTTCAATTTCTAGGTATGTGGAACGAACTCCTGTACGCCTATTTAATCTTGCCGGATCAGTCTCAACGCCTTCTCACCCCTGCTCTGGCAAGTATTGGCGGACGCTATACATCCAATCAACCCCTCGTTGCGGCCGCACTCTGCATAACCGCCGCGCCAACCATCGCACTTCTGGCATTTACTTCACGCTACCTAGTGCGCGGGGTCTCTTCGGGAATTGGCTCTTCTTAA
- a CDS encoding sugar ABC transporter permease produces MASPAVTPVGPLKVKSERGPAGVGGKKRSLTKQRQRIGILATLPAFLVVAGLLFYPIGYAIWISFLKTDGVTSKFIGLKNYVDIFAAPLVHEVFFTNLKFLAAIPFVIFFGTLTAVLLYQEIYGWKLFRIIFFLPSVLSASVIGLMFRSAFTLEGPVNSALIRLGFTPINFFARANMAIFVVVMALIWSGFGYAMMILLSGLMAIDGDIFLAAEVDGAGWWQRFWYIIIPNVRNQLAFVSIINILYTFTSLFGYIFVMTAGGPLYSTTTLDYLIYQKAFSASDMGQGSALAVIVFGIISILTIAQSKYLRNNDGN; encoded by the coding sequence ATGGCCTCGCCTGCTGTAACACCTGTTGGTCCCCTCAAAGTTAAATCTGAGAGGGGGCCAGCAGGTGTGGGTGGAAAGAAGCGGTCCCTAACAAAACAACGACAACGCATTGGGATTCTGGCGACCTTGCCAGCATTCCTCGTTGTAGCCGGTTTACTTTTCTACCCAATTGGATACGCAATCTGGATTTCATTTCTCAAAACAGATGGTGTGACATCAAAATTCATCGGACTTAAAAACTACGTTGATATATTCGCAGCGCCACTAGTCCACGAAGTCTTCTTCACCAACCTTAAATTCTTAGCGGCAATCCCCTTCGTAATATTCTTTGGAACCCTTACGGCAGTCCTGCTCTATCAGGAAATATACGGTTGGAAGCTATTCAGAATCATCTTCTTCCTTCCCTCGGTGCTCTCAGCATCGGTTATCGGCCTCATGTTCCGCTCGGCGTTCACGCTCGAAGGCCCTGTGAATTCAGCCCTCATCAGACTTGGTTTTACCCCGATCAATTTCTTCGCCCGAGCAAATATGGCAATCTTTGTAGTAGTCATGGCTTTGATCTGGTCGGGCTTTGGCTACGCCATGATGATCCTGCTTAGCGGACTCATGGCCATCGACGGTGACATCTTCCTAGCTGCCGAAGTTGATGGAGCCGGATGGTGGCAGCGGTTCTGGTACATCATTATTCCAAACGTTCGCAACCAGCTCGCCTTCGTTTCTATCATCAACATTCTTTATACATTTACTTCGCTCTTTGGATACATCTTTGTTATGACCGCTGGTGGACCCCTTTATTCAACGACCACTCTGGACTATTTGATTTACCAGAAGGCCTTCTCCGCCAGTGATATGGGCCAAGGTTCAGCGCTAGCAGTCATCGTCTTCGGGATTATTTCTATACTGACAATCGCCCAGAGTAAGTACTTGAGAAATAACGATGGTAACTAA
- a CDS encoding extracellular solute-binding protein, with protein sequence MVKIKTGKSLSVLVAVAMAMSVGAAASPANAAAKKIVLKVWDPGLMGHLANGVMDTKTSFIYKAKVAYEKLHKNVTINISEIDGGVSDTQFKAASIAKNGPDIKIGFAGGNTLSFEPFLEPLDKYFTKKELAVITGTGTVRAKYNPKGSLLALPYGAGSYFYVFYDKRVLSQYNINLSKPPQTWEAFLALAKKMKNAGIETPIWETNLEGYTGAWVIASLVGGQLGPNAFFDMYTGKAKIDSPAFIKAYNGYKSLYTAGVTNADATTVGQGDRLNGFLAGKGAMIIDGGWDNDPIYKALGQYAGTFAIPTLAGSKYPGILAGGTNVSVAVTKYSKNKVEAIKFLKYLIQPKTIDMYVATTQTEPSNSIHSNPNVIKNPLLKQQSKDVASRPQVYPFDNIMPGPTIDLFYKLNASVALGQTTPADAVAQLQQSLTDNK encoded by the coding sequence ATGGTCAAAATCAAAACCGGCAAATCGCTAAGCGTTCTAGTAGCGGTTGCCATGGCAATGTCGGTGGGCGCAGCAGCATCACCAGCAAATGCCGCAGCAAAGAAAATCGTTCTGAAGGTTTGGGATCCAGGCTTGATGGGTCACCTTGCTAACGGAGTGATGGATACCAAGACATCATTTATCTACAAGGCAAAAGTTGCATACGAGAAGCTTCACAAGAATGTGACCATCAACATAAGCGAAATTGATGGCGGCGTCTCAGACACCCAATTCAAGGCAGCATCGATTGCCAAGAATGGTCCTGACATCAAGATCGGATTCGCAGGTGGCAACACGCTCTCATTCGAGCCATTCCTTGAGCCACTCGACAAGTACTTCACCAAGAAAGAACTCGCGGTCATAACAGGAACTGGAACTGTACGCGCCAAGTACAACCCAAAGGGTTCACTGCTAGCTCTTCCATACGGAGCGGGTTCATACTTCTATGTCTTCTACGACAAGCGAGTCTTGAGCCAGTACAACATCAATCTGAGCAAACCTCCACAGACGTGGGAAGCCTTCCTTGCGCTAGCAAAGAAAATGAAGAACGCGGGCATTGAAACTCCAATTTGGGAAACCAACTTGGAAGGCTACACAGGCGCTTGGGTTATCGCTTCACTCGTTGGTGGCCAACTCGGCCCAAATGCTTTCTTTGATATGTATACCGGTAAGGCAAAAATTGACTCACCGGCATTTATCAAGGCATACAACGGGTACAAGTCCCTCTACACCGCAGGTGTAACAAATGCCGATGCAACGACAGTCGGCCAAGGCGACCGCCTCAATGGATTCCTTGCTGGTAAGGGTGCCATGATCATCGACGGTGGCTGGGATAACGATCCGATTTACAAGGCTCTTGGTCAATACGCCGGAACCTTTGCTATTCCAACATTGGCTGGATCAAAGTATCCAGGTATTTTGGCTGGTGGAACCAACGTCTCCGTCGCTGTTACGAAGTACAGCAAGAATAAGGTCGAAGCGATTAAGTTCTTGAAGTACCTCATACAACCAAAAACCATCGACATGTACGTAGCAACCACTCAGACTGAGCCGTCTAATAGCATTCACTCAAATCCGAATGTTATTAAGAACCCGTTGCTCAAACAGCAATCAAAGGACGTCGCAAGTCGCCCACAGGTATATCCGTTCGACAACATCATGCCTGGACCAACAATCGACTTGTTCTACAAGTTGAATGCATCTGTGGCACTTGGACAGACGACTCCAGCGGATGCTGTCGCACAACTCCAGCAATCGCTAACGGATAATAAATAG
- a CDS encoding LacI family DNA-binding transcriptional regulator, which yields MGKRATLSQVAAYAGVSIATASRFFSNPELVKPETVDRIRVAAAALNYKAPRVLERDLSMLRIAVFARLFNHDGEFERLRGISNALRAWPHEMLLYEVDDSSYSMEYVKRLVVTKRVEGLIFIGVPIFEEVVTYIERFRVPTVLIENDDPRFSRVLTSDKKGSELVADFFNKSTATRILFVGVHPTAVNASAGIRLKSFRDRLNRNKKEIVGELLLDPDSPDLQKEILTILKSKNRPEAIFAASDDLAVAVYTACISFGLKIGQEITLIGYGDTDIAAKLGISSVRTHLDATGRRAVEILRSMDVDGGPLQEELKVELIHRKSTL from the coding sequence ATGGGTAAAAGAGCGACACTCAGCCAGGTAGCCGCCTATGCTGGAGTAAGTATCGCAACAGCCTCTCGCTTCTTCTCAAACCCAGAGTTGGTAAAACCAGAGACTGTCGACCGCATTCGCGTAGCTGCTGCTGCATTGAATTACAAAGCGCCTCGGGTTCTTGAGCGTGACCTTTCTATGCTCCGTATCGCCGTTTTTGCTCGCCTCTTTAATCATGATGGCGAATTCGAACGACTCCGCGGGATATCAAATGCACTCCGAGCATGGCCACACGAAATGCTTTTGTATGAAGTAGACGATTCTTCGTATTCCATGGAGTACGTCAAAAGATTGGTAGTAACTAAACGCGTAGAAGGATTGATTTTTATCGGAGTACCAATCTTTGAAGAGGTTGTCACCTACATTGAAAGATTTCGCGTGCCCACGGTATTGATCGAAAATGATGATCCGAGATTCTCACGTGTCTTGACTTCGGATAAAAAGGGCAGCGAACTCGTCGCGGATTTTTTCAACAAAAGCACCGCTACTCGAATCTTGTTTGTGGGTGTCCACCCGACAGCCGTGAACGCGAGCGCAGGAATCCGTCTGAAATCCTTCCGAGATCGGCTCAACCGCAATAAGAAGGAGATCGTCGGTGAGCTCCTCCTCGATCCAGACTCCCCCGATCTTCAGAAAGAGATTCTGACGATTCTCAAGTCTAAGAATCGGCCTGAAGCAATATTTGCGGCCTCCGATGACCTTGCCGTTGCCGTGTACACGGCCTGCATTTCATTTGGCTTGAAAATCGGTCAGGAAATTACGCTTATCGGATACGGAGACACGGATATTGCAGCGAAACTTGGCATCTCATCCGTTCGCACACACCTTGATGCAACGGGACGGCGTGCGGTTGAGATTCTTAGATCCATGGATGTAGATGGTGGACCATTACAAGAGGAACTCAAGGTCGAGTTGATTCACCGAAAGAGCACTCTCTAA
- a CDS encoding multicopper oxidase family protein — MSNFHISRRGLLGGVIGATVASGIAGYGFRERPKDAGLSSIDAREATLLTSGQVRNFKLTAGLSEIDLGGTIAKTWTYGNTLPGKIFRVNKGDRVKVNFHNRLPVPTSVHWHGLAIRNDMDGVPGVTTPEVRAGKDFNFDFITPDAGTYWFHPHSGTQLDRGLYSPLIVDDPNERSNYDQEWILILDDWTDGVGKNPDQIFAELKKSGGGSGMDMGGMDMGGMSGMGAMDGGDVTYPMYLINGHPINDPDIFSANPGERIRLRIINAAADTIFHVALSQHSMNVTHTDGFPVKPSEATLLQIGMGERYDLVVTLKDGIFPLVARAVGKSQHARALIRTASGRVPSADFLPSELNAIPLRVETLKATDAVRLPSKKPDRIQDLILTGSMNPYIWKINGRTYDQTKALTIKENEMGRLRIRNMSMMPHPIHLHGHTFQLGVAGGMGARKDTVLLQPMGGVNVDYAATNPGRWMIHCHNAYHAEAGMMTRLEYIA, encoded by the coding sequence ATGTCGAACTTTCACATCAGTCGCCGCGGATTACTCGGTGGGGTTATCGGCGCCACCGTGGCCAGTGGGATAGCCGGATATGGATTTAGAGAGAGGCCTAAAGATGCTGGATTGTCCTCAATCGATGCACGGGAGGCCACGCTCCTCACGTCTGGCCAGGTGAGGAATTTTAAACTCACTGCCGGCCTTTCGGAAATTGATCTGGGCGGAACGATTGCCAAGACGTGGACTTACGGCAACACGCTGCCAGGCAAAATCTTTCGAGTGAACAAAGGAGATCGTGTCAAAGTTAACTTCCACAATAGGCTGCCAGTGCCGACAAGTGTGCACTGGCACGGACTGGCAATTAGAAACGATATGGATGGCGTACCTGGAGTCACCACGCCAGAAGTACGTGCCGGGAAAGATTTCAATTTTGACTTCATAACCCCCGATGCGGGCACTTATTGGTTTCACCCACACAGCGGAACTCAACTCGATAGGGGGCTCTATTCCCCCCTCATAGTTGATGACCCAAATGAGCGCTCAAATTATGATCAAGAATGGATTCTTATCTTGGACGACTGGACCGACGGCGTCGGTAAGAATCCAGATCAAATATTTGCCGAGTTAAAAAAATCAGGTGGCGGTAGCGGCATGGATATGGGTGGCATGGATATGGGTGGCATGAGCGGAATGGGGGCAATGGACGGAGGAGATGTCACCTATCCCATGTATCTCATCAATGGGCATCCGATTAATGATCCTGACATATTCTCCGCAAATCCCGGGGAGAGAATCCGACTTCGTATTATTAATGCTGCGGCCGACACAATCTTCCACGTTGCTCTCTCTCAACATTCAATGAATGTCACGCATACCGATGGCTTTCCCGTTAAGCCCTCCGAAGCGACACTTCTTCAAATTGGTATGGGAGAGAGATACGACCTCGTTGTGACGTTGAAAGATGGAATTTTCCCACTTGTCGCCCGGGCAGTTGGAAAATCGCAACATGCGCGCGCTCTCATCCGAACTGCAAGTGGGCGAGTTCCTTCAGCCGATTTTCTACCCAGTGAGTTAAACGCGATCCCACTCAGAGTGGAAACTTTGAAAGCAACTGACGCGGTAAGACTGCCTTCAAAAAAACCTGACCGGATACAGGATCTGATATTAACGGGAAGCATGAACCCATATATTTGGAAAATTAATGGTCGTACGTACGATCAGACAAAAGCACTTACGATCAAAGAGAATGAAATGGGCAGGCTACGCATTAGAAATATGTCGATGATGCCCCATCCAATTCACCTTCACGGACACACCTTTCAACTCGGAGTAGCTGGTGGGATGGGCGCTCGAAAAGACACAGTCCTATTGCAGCCTATGGGAGGCGTTAACGTCGATTACGCTGCCACAAATCCTGGCAGGTGGATGATCCACTGCCACAATGCCTATCATGCCGAAGCAGGCATGATGACGCGGTTGGAGTACATCGCCTGA
- a CDS encoding LCP family protein yields MSSPRLVKIVTAISLGVVFASLLSWVGLNGVVGSISHNDVFGGLQTRAVKESKSLNFLVVGSDSRSGLTKTELKKLRVGSTKTAAGGRSDTMFLVHISKDRSNAVIVSIPRDTLATIPSHINSSGKLVEGPVQSKINAAFAWGGAPLLIQTLESKSKLHIDHYVEINFAGFTKIVDSLGGIEVCSKTAINDPKSHLVMSSGVHTLQGAQALAYVRTREFDGTGDIGRMKRQQAFVSSVFHKVTSAGILLNPTALVKVFNASIGSISTDPGFGSNDLLSLLQNLGNLSASKVRTLTVPLSNSNGYAPGIGSVVMWDSVRARNLFDRLNKDQVIFDVVRPSASASSTSSSSAAKPSKPRLIEKFDAKVVSSNLCAPKR; encoded by the coding sequence GTGTCGAGTCCGAGATTGGTGAAGATTGTGACTGCCATATCTTTGGGAGTCGTCTTTGCTTCACTTCTCTCATGGGTTGGCCTCAATGGAGTCGTAGGTTCAATATCCCATAATGATGTTTTCGGGGGACTGCAGACCCGTGCCGTGAAAGAGTCAAAGTCCCTCAATTTCTTAGTTGTGGGTTCAGATTCACGGAGCGGACTTACGAAAACCGAACTGAAGAAATTGCGGGTCGGGAGTACCAAGACGGCAGCGGGCGGGCGCTCTGACACAATGTTTTTGGTTCATATCAGTAAAGATCGTAGCAACGCCGTGATTGTCTCTATTCCCCGGGATACTTTGGCAACGATCCCTTCGCATATTAATAGTTCCGGCAAACTGGTTGAGGGTCCGGTCCAATCCAAGATAAATGCTGCATTTGCCTGGGGCGGCGCCCCGTTGCTCATTCAGACTTTAGAGAGCAAATCCAAACTACATATAGATCATTATGTTGAAATCAATTTCGCTGGATTTACGAAAATTGTTGATTCGTTGGGCGGTATCGAGGTATGCAGCAAGACTGCAATTAATGATCCAAAGAGTCATCTGGTCATGTCATCGGGTGTACACACGCTTCAAGGAGCTCAAGCGCTTGCGTATGTACGTACTCGCGAATTTGACGGAACGGGTGATATTGGAAGAATGAAGCGACAACAAGCATTTGTTAGTTCGGTCTTCCACAAAGTGACAAGTGCGGGGATCCTTTTGAATCCAACAGCGTTGGTCAAAGTATTTAATGCCTCTATTGGTTCAATTTCTACAGATCCTGGGTTCGGGTCTAATGACTTATTGTCGTTACTTCAAAATCTTGGCAATTTATCTGCCAGCAAGGTTCGAACTCTCACGGTTCCACTCTCAAATTCAAACGGCTATGCGCCTGGAATTGGTTCTGTTGTGATGTGGGATTCAGTCCGAGCCCGAAACCTCTTTGACCGGTTGAATAAGGATCAAGTGATCTTTGATGTGGTCAGACCTTCTGCCTCGGCTTCTTCTACCTCCTCTTCTTCCGCCGCGAAGCCATCAAAGCCACGTCTGATTGAGAAATTTGACGCAAAAGTTGTATCATCCAATTTATGCGCCCCCAAGAGATGA
- a CDS encoding glycosyltransferase family A protein, with protein MKAMGDQSYEEEVNALKALRAIRRSNIETYPSLSVVISTARPTDFSQILHQLSKQGLPYFELMIGIHDFTLNSRHKELIRKLENRNVDVKIKNFERHETLGSILSVLAADSSGQYISKMDDDDIYGPEHLQDLLDTLIDKGADVVGKAMNYIYIEDLDLTTRKVLAAGISSVEEWDDWVCGGTILVRRDAGQAAGWFGEGKSAVDKFLLSGVKSHGGRIFRTYGNGYIYRRSLTPQTYVTHYSKYLNNSIEQRIGIWQSEEFGTGK; from the coding sequence ATGAAGGCAATGGGTGATCAGAGTTATGAAGAGGAAGTCAACGCACTAAAAGCACTACGCGCAATCAGACGGTCGAATATTGAAACGTACCCTTCACTATCCGTTGTTATTTCCACTGCAAGACCAACTGATTTTTCGCAGATATTGCACCAGTTGTCAAAGCAGGGGTTGCCGTATTTTGAATTGATGATTGGTATTCATGATTTCACATTGAATAGTAGGCACAAGGAGTTGATCAGAAAATTAGAGAATCGCAACGTCGATGTGAAGATAAAGAATTTTGAAAGGCATGAAACGTTAGGATCAATTTTGAGTGTCTTGGCTGCCGACTCGAGTGGACAATATATTTCAAAGATGGACGATGACGACATCTATGGTCCAGAGCATTTGCAGGATTTGCTGGACACACTTATTGATAAAGGAGCCGATGTCGTAGGCAAAGCGATGAATTATATTTATATTGAAGACTTAGATCTGACTACTCGCAAGGTCTTGGCTGCCGGAATTTCTTCCGTCGAAGAATGGGATGACTGGGTTTGTGGCGGGACAATTCTTGTAAGAAGAGATGCAGGACAGGCTGCGGGCTGGTTCGGCGAAGGGAAAAGTGCGGTAGATAAGTTTCTTCTGTCGGGAGTGAAATCTCATGGCGGACGTATTTTTAGAACATATGGCAATGGCTACATTTATCGACGCAGCCTGACTCCCCAGACGTACGTCACTCATTACTCCAAATACCTCAATAATTCTATCGAACAGAGGATTGGCATTTGGCAGTCGGAAGAATTTGGTACAGGCAAATGA
- a CDS encoding glycosyltransferase family 2 protein, with protein MTGQVWRYDRPENLTLASDPSLSVAIIVCCRNGQEKLDLSVASLAAQTYPEQLIQLVIVDDGSTPGLKLPPIRPKNTKIIKFANTDEQWGKTQATNFATGKVNADVFWMHDADMVFDPQHLSEHMKWHHNDDDYLVLGWKRFVANWDYQPKSLHEKLLAGQFDTLYSESEGKDSWELLLKLTDDLRSPDLDSFRAVVGATFSIKKRTWDSIGRYNPVFKMAEDTELGWRSLMAGLRLVPERDAKSWHLGVSTVEENMSMVLEHNRPNMANYIPGLGYLRKGSPINFKVPDAEVLIDARSMSFDSFALVLKRFFSDKSIQVRFRVFGPWKALHERYDLRNDPLSSLRRIYGLHSGDTRFSFEELAGTMKLSPHQILDLIELGPTPYIYFTEGELDSQINFSGMRAFISKSGNGLEGVVDFNDHRTFVIYAPALARARRLPGSSYRNLEMTWGLHWNSVERFVFQDTRGRRYYYRLIRVGVLRVLKVRRPSDIANLSHMVKKVVSKSAKAK; from the coding sequence ATGACAGGTCAAGTGTGGAGGTATGACCGACCAGAGAACTTGACCCTTGCTTCTGATCCCAGTCTCTCGGTGGCGATTATTGTTTGTTGTAGGAATGGTCAGGAAAAATTAGATCTTTCCGTGGCGTCACTTGCCGCCCAAACATATCCGGAACAATTGATTCAATTAGTCATAGTTGATGATGGTTCCACTCCTGGATTGAAATTGCCGCCCATAAGGCCCAAAAACACAAAGATTATCAAATTCGCTAATACTGATGAGCAGTGGGGGAAGACGCAAGCTACAAATTTTGCTACAGGTAAAGTAAATGCGGATGTCTTTTGGATGCATGACGCCGATATGGTCTTTGATCCGCAGCATCTCTCAGAGCATATGAAATGGCACCATAACGATGATGATTACTTGGTTCTCGGATGGAAGAGGTTCGTCGCAAACTGGGATTACCAGCCTAAGTCCCTTCATGAGAAACTTCTGGCTGGTCAATTTGATACTTTGTATTCTGAAAGTGAGGGCAAGGATTCTTGGGAATTGCTCTTAAAACTCACGGACGATTTGCGAAGTCCAGATTTGGACAGCTTCAGAGCCGTGGTGGGTGCAACTTTCTCCATAAAAAAGAGAACCTGGGATTCAATCGGGAGGTATAACCCCGTATTCAAAATGGCTGAAGATACTGAACTTGGTTGGCGATCACTTATGGCCGGCCTAAGGCTTGTGCCAGAACGGGACGCAAAGTCTTGGCACCTTGGAGTAAGTACAGTTGAAGAAAATATGTCCATGGTGCTCGAACACAATAGGCCGAATATGGCCAATTACATCCCTGGACTCGGATATTTACGTAAAGGCAGTCCGATAAATTTTAAGGTCCCAGATGCCGAAGTCTTGATCGACGCTCGAAGCATGAGTTTCGATTCATTTGCACTAGTGTTGAAAAGATTCTTCTCCGACAAGAGTATTCAAGTGCGTTTTCGAGTTTTCGGCCCTTGGAAGGCGCTGCACGAGAGATATGACTTGCGAAATGACCCACTCTCTTCCTTACGAAGGATTTACGGTCTGCATTCAGGGGACACCCGATTTAGTTTTGAAGAACTGGCAGGAACTATGAAATTGAGCCCGCACCAGATTCTTGACTTAATTGAACTGGGACCCACTCCATATATATATTTCACTGAAGGCGAACTGGATTCACAGATAAATTTTTCTGGCATGCGTGCGTTTATATCTAAATCAGGCAACGGTTTGGAGGGAGTTGTAGATTTCAATGATCACCGCACGTTTGTAATCTATGCACCCGCCCTTGCACGGGCTCGACGCTTGCCAGGATCAAGTTATCGAAACTTAGAAATGACGTGGGGATTGCATTGGAATTCAGTAGAGCGGTTTGTTTTCCAAGATACCCGTGGCCGCCGTTACTACTACCGATTAATTAGAGTTGGAGTACTGCGAGTTTTGAAGGTAAGAAGGCCCTCAGATATCGCCAATCTTTCCCACATGGTAAAGAAAGTGGTATCAAAGTCCGCAAAGGCAAAGTGA